The Microbacterium sp. LWO12-1.2 genome includes a window with the following:
- the nusB gene encoding transcription antitermination factor NusB, with amino-acid sequence MGARTKARKRALDILFSADVRGDEVTVALAAEAKRAASEPAREASWLYAREVVDGIVDHRDEIDEQITTHSRDWKLERMPAVDRALLRIGVWEILYNDEVPTAVAIDEAVELAKEFSTDDSGAFVHGVLARVSRSA; translated from the coding sequence GTGGGCGCCCGCACGAAGGCGCGCAAGCGCGCTCTCGACATCCTGTTCTCCGCCGACGTCCGTGGTGACGAGGTCACTGTGGCCCTCGCCGCGGAGGCGAAGCGAGCCGCGAGCGAACCCGCCCGTGAGGCCTCCTGGCTGTATGCCCGCGAGGTCGTCGACGGCATCGTCGATCACCGCGACGAGATCGACGAGCAGATCACGACGCACAGTCGTGATTGGAAGCTCGAGCGCATGCCCGCCGTCGACCGCGCTCTGCTGCGCATCGGCGTCTGGGAGATCCTCTACAACGACGAGGTGCCGACAGCCGTAGCCATCGATGAGGCGGTCGAGCTCGCCAAGGAGTTCTCGACCGACGATTCCGGTGCGTTCGTGCACGGCGTGCTCGCGCGCGTCTCGCGCTCCGCCTGA
- the efp gene encoding elongation factor P, translating to MASTADIKNGVVLSIDGQLWSVIEFQHVKPGKGGAFVRTKLKNVVSGKVVDRTYNAGAKIDIENVDRRDYTYLYTDGDGYVFMDATDFDQITVGAATVGDAKNFLLENQQVTIALNNGNPLYIDLPASVVLEVTYTEPGLQGDRSSAGTKPATLETGYEMQVPLFLEAGTKVKVDTRTGGYLGREK from the coding sequence ATGGCATCTACCGCAGACATCAAGAACGGCGTCGTCCTCAGCATCGACGGTCAGCTCTGGAGCGTCATCGAGTTCCAGCACGTCAAGCCTGGCAAGGGCGGAGCGTTCGTGCGGACGAAGCTCAAGAACGTCGTCTCGGGCAAGGTCGTCGACCGCACCTACAACGCCGGTGCGAAGATCGACATCGAGAACGTCGACCGCCGCGACTACACCTACCTCTACACCGATGGCGACGGCTACGTCTTCATGGACGCCACCGACTTCGACCAGATCACGGTCGGCGCCGCCACGGTCGGAGATGCGAAGAACTTCCTCCTGGAGAACCAGCAGGTCACGATCGCGCTCAACAACGGCAACCCGCTGTACATCGACCTGCCGGCCTCCGTCGTGCTCGAGGTGACCTACACCGAGCCCGGCCTGCAGGGCGACCGCTCCTCCGCAGGCACGAAGCCCGCGACTCTGGAGACCGGCTACGAGATGCAGGTTCCGCTGTTCCTCGAGGCCGGCACCAAGGTCAAGGTCGACACGCGCACGGGTGGCTACCTCGGCCGCGAGAAGTAA
- the aroQ gene encoding type II 3-dehydroquinate dehydratase has translation MTRRLLLVNGPNLNLLGSREPDIYGTATLADVEAIAGAAAADSGFEVRAVQSNHEGVLIDAIHDARADCEGIVINPGGLTHTSVVLRDALTGVSLPFAEVHISDVYAREEFRHHSYLHDVAAVRVIGEGVDGYANAVRQLLALIP, from the coding sequence ATGACACGCCGTCTCCTGCTCGTGAACGGCCCGAACCTCAATCTGCTCGGCTCCAGGGAGCCGGACATCTACGGCACCGCGACGCTTGCCGATGTCGAGGCGATCGCCGGAGCTGCAGCGGCGGACTCGGGGTTCGAGGTGCGCGCGGTGCAGAGCAACCACGAGGGCGTGCTGATCGACGCGATCCACGATGCCCGCGCGGACTGCGAGGGCATCGTGATCAACCCCGGAGGGCTCACGCACACCTCCGTCGTGCTGCGTGACGCGCTCACCGGGGTGAGCCTGCCGTTCGCCGAGGTGCACATCTCCGACGTCTACGCCCGCGAGGAGTTCCGGCACCATTCGTACCTGCACGATGTCGCCGCAGTGCGGGTGATCGGCGAGGGCGTGGACGGCTACGCGAACGCCGTGCGGCAGCTGCTCGCGCTCATCCCGTAG
- the aroB gene encoding 3-dehydroquinate synthase has protein sequence MSTTTISVTGNDPYDITIGRDILDRVSAALSPAVRKILVVHPPTLAARAGELRDRLLADTANGPREVLLAEIPDAEQGKRIEVAAFCWQVMGQADFTRTDAVIGYGGGAVTDLAGFVAATWLRGIEVVQVPTTVLGLVDASVGGKTGVNTAEGKNLVGAFWAPRAVIGDLDELASLSPNEATAGFAEVVKAGFIWAPEILDIIEADPARAIDTTTDEFRRAVELAIDMKAKVVSDDFREAGQREILNYGHTLGHAIEHSERYKWRHGAAISVGMLFAAELSRLAGRLPDAAALRHRTILESLGLPTSYRAGAWPALLATMQRDKKSRGGMLRFILLDDIAKPTVLQAPDESLLFAAYQEVGA, from the coding sequence ATGAGCACGACGACAATCAGCGTCACCGGGAACGACCCCTACGACATCACGATCGGACGCGACATCCTGGACCGCGTCTCGGCGGCGCTCTCGCCCGCTGTGCGCAAGATCCTGGTGGTGCACCCGCCGACGCTGGCCGCACGCGCCGGCGAGCTGCGCGACCGGCTGCTCGCCGACACCGCCAACGGCCCCCGCGAGGTGCTGCTCGCCGAGATCCCCGATGCCGAGCAGGGCAAGCGCATCGAGGTCGCCGCTTTCTGCTGGCAGGTCATGGGCCAGGCCGACTTCACCCGCACCGACGCTGTCATCGGCTACGGCGGAGGCGCCGTCACCGATCTCGCCGGTTTCGTCGCCGCGACCTGGTTGCGCGGCATCGAAGTCGTGCAGGTTCCCACCACCGTGCTGGGGCTCGTCGACGCCTCCGTCGGCGGCAAGACCGGTGTGAACACCGCCGAGGGCAAGAACCTGGTCGGGGCCTTCTGGGCTCCGCGTGCCGTGATCGGCGACCTCGACGAGCTCGCCAGCCTGAGCCCGAACGAGGCGACCGCCGGTTTCGCCGAAGTGGTCAAGGCCGGATTCATCTGGGCGCCGGAGATCCTCGACATCATCGAGGCCGATCCGGCGCGGGCGATCGACACGACGACCGATGAGTTCCGCCGCGCGGTCGAGCTCGCGATCGACATGAAGGCCAAGGTCGTGTCCGACGACTTCCGCGAGGCGGGTCAGCGCGAGATCCTCAACTACGGGCACACGCTCGGACACGCGATCGAGCACTCCGAGCGCTACAAGTGGCGTCACGGTGCGGCGATCTCGGTGGGCATGCTCTTCGCCGCTGAACTCTCACGTCTCGCCGGCCGGCTTCCCGATGCGGCGGCGCTCCGCCACCGCACCATCCTCGAGTCGCTCGGACTGCCCACCTCGTACCGGGCGGGGGCATGGCCGGCGCTGCTCGCCACGATGCAGCGCGACAAGAAGAGCCGCGGCGGCATGCTGCGCTTCATCCTGCTCGATGACATCGCCAAGCCGACCGTGCTGCAGGCGCCAGACGAGTCCCTGTTGTTCGCGGCCTACCAGGAGGTCGGCGCATGA
- a CDS encoding shikimate kinase: MTSEAEPLTLVLVGPMAAGKTSVGRRVARRLRVAFIDTDKRIVAEHGPIPAIFAEHGEGHFRDLERAAVAAALAEGGVISLGGGAVTDAGTRELLREHAVVFLTVSADAVADRIRGSSRPLLSGEDPLARWEAIFEERRGWYDEVSSTTFDTSRRPMQRIADEIVAWRREQR, encoded by the coding sequence ATGACGAGCGAGGCTGAGCCCCTCACGCTGGTCCTCGTCGGCCCGATGGCCGCGGGCAAGACCAGCGTGGGTCGCCGGGTGGCTCGACGACTGCGCGTGGCGTTCATCGACACCGACAAGCGCATCGTCGCCGAGCACGGTCCGATCCCGGCGATCTTCGCCGAGCACGGTGAAGGGCATTTTCGCGATCTGGAGCGTGCGGCTGTTGCTGCCGCGCTCGCGGAGGGCGGCGTGATCTCGCTCGGCGGCGGAGCCGTGACCGACGCGGGCACACGTGAACTGCTGCGTGAGCACGCCGTCGTGTTCCTCACGGTCTCTGCCGATGCGGTCGCCGATCGGATCCGGGGGAGCAGTCGACCGCTCCTGTCCGGAGAGGACCCGCTGGCGCGCTGGGAAGCGATCTTCGAGGAGCGCCGCGGCTGGTACGACGAGGTCTCGTCGACGACATTCGACACGTCCCGCAGACCGATGCAGAGGATCGCGGACGAGATCGTGGCATGGAGAAGAGAGCAGCGATGA
- the aroC gene encoding chorismate synthase, producing the protein MLRVLTAGESHGPELIAVMEGLPSGVPVSSEAIQADLARRKLGYGRGSRMKFEQDELSISGGVRHGKTLGSPIALRIGNTEWPKWIEVMNPEPVELTDKSRGRSAPLTRPRPGHADLVGMQKYDFDEARPILERASARETAARVALGAIARSFLGELGIRLVSHTLSIGPVRVPDGSVLPTPDDVDLLDADPLRCFDPATSALMVAEVDDAKKDGDTLGGIVEVLAYGLPPGLGSHVHWDRRLDARLAQALMSIQAIKGVEVGDGFETTRRRGSAAHDELFATADGITRGSDRAGGTEGGMSTGTVLRVRAGMKPIATVPHALRTIDIATGDEATAHHQRSDVCAVPAAGVVAEAMVAVELARAVLEKFGGDSIRETRRNLEGYLAGIPEELRTTPASEAALIAHDERG; encoded by the coding sequence ATGCTCCGCGTGCTCACTGCCGGCGAATCGCACGGCCCAGAACTCATCGCTGTGATGGAAGGACTGCCCTCAGGCGTCCCGGTGTCCTCCGAGGCCATTCAGGCCGATCTCGCCCGCCGCAAGCTCGGCTATGGACGTGGCTCACGGATGAAGTTCGAGCAGGACGAGCTCAGCATCTCCGGCGGCGTGCGCCACGGCAAGACGTTGGGCAGCCCGATCGCCCTGCGCATCGGGAACACCGAGTGGCCGAAGTGGATCGAGGTCATGAACCCCGAGCCCGTCGAGCTCACCGACAAGTCGCGAGGCCGCAGCGCTCCGCTGACCCGCCCTCGCCCCGGCCACGCCGACCTGGTCGGCATGCAGAAGTACGACTTCGACGAGGCGCGGCCCATCCTCGAGCGCGCCAGCGCCAGGGAGACGGCCGCGCGCGTCGCCCTCGGCGCGATCGCCCGCTCGTTCCTCGGCGAGCTGGGTATCCGCCTCGTCAGCCACACGTTGTCGATCGGACCCGTCCGTGTGCCCGATGGCTCCGTGCTCCCGACGCCGGACGATGTCGACCTGCTCGACGCCGATCCGCTGCGCTGCTTCGACCCCGCCACCTCGGCGCTTATGGTGGCCGAAGTCGACGATGCCAAGAAGGACGGCGACACGCTCGGCGGCATCGTCGAGGTGCTCGCCTACGGTCTGCCGCCGGGACTCGGTTCGCACGTGCACTGGGACCGTCGCCTGGACGCGCGGCTCGCACAGGCGCTCATGAGCATCCAGGCCATCAAGGGCGTGGAGGTCGGCGATGGATTCGAGACCACCCGCCGTCGCGGCTCTGCAGCCCACGACGAGCTGTTCGCCACCGCCGACGGCATCACCCGCGGCTCCGACCGCGCTGGTGGCACCGAGGGCGGCATGTCGACCGGCACCGTGCTGCGCGTGCGCGCGGGCATGAAGCCGATCGCCACGGTGCCGCACGCCCTGCGCACGATCGACATCGCCACCGGCGACGAAGCCACCGCCCACCACCAGCGTTCCGACGTCTGCGCTGTCCCCGCGGCGGGTGTCGTGGCCGAGGCCATGGTCGCGGTCGAGCTGGCACGCGCCGTGCTCGAGAAGTTCGGTGGCGACAGCATCCGCGAGACGCGGCGCAACCTCGAGGGGTACCTCGCCGGTATCCCGGAGGAGCTGCGTACGACCCCGGCGTCCGAGGCGGCGCTCATCGCGCATGACGAGCGAGGCTGA
- a CDS encoding shikimate dehydrogenase — translation MTVSRLAVWGDPIAHSKSPALHAAAYDVLGLDWEYGRRQVSAPSFREVLASLDSSWRGLSLTMPLKEEAFRAAVTRDRHAELSGAVNTLLLGTEPAGFNTDVGGIVDALAESGIMAVETVRILGAGATAASALLAAAELGATRADVRARRPERAAGLVALGESLGVRVTIDTFDAPAARVDLTLATLPSGTDLDASVSARLADDGGALFDAAYAPWPSALASAWGERPVVSGLGMLLHQAVRQIRVFRHGDPLVELPDEGRVLAAMRAAL, via the coding sequence GTGACCGTGTCACGTCTCGCGGTCTGGGGCGATCCGATCGCGCATTCCAAGTCGCCGGCTCTTCATGCAGCCGCGTACGACGTGCTCGGTCTGGACTGGGAGTACGGGCGCCGTCAGGTGTCTGCGCCCTCGTTCCGCGAGGTGTTGGCTTCCCTCGATTCCTCCTGGCGTGGGCTGTCGCTCACGATGCCGCTCAAGGAGGAGGCCTTCCGCGCTGCGGTGACCCGTGATCGCCATGCCGAACTCAGCGGCGCCGTGAACACGCTGCTGCTCGGCACCGAGCCGGCGGGCTTCAACACGGATGTGGGTGGCATCGTCGATGCCCTCGCCGAGAGCGGCATCATGGCCGTCGAGACCGTGCGCATCCTCGGTGCGGGAGCCACAGCGGCATCCGCCCTGCTCGCGGCAGCCGAACTCGGCGCGACCAGGGCAGACGTGCGGGCACGACGTCCGGAGAGGGCCGCAGGGCTCGTGGCTCTGGGGGAGTCGCTCGGCGTGCGCGTCACGATCGACACATTCGACGCGCCGGCCGCACGGGTGGACCTCACGCTCGCGACTCTGCCCAGCGGGACCGACCTCGATGCGTCCGTCTCGGCTCGACTGGCCGACGACGGGGGAGCGCTCTTCGACGCCGCGTACGCGCCCTGGCCATCGGCCCTGGCCTCGGCATGGGGCGAGCGGCCCGTGGTCTCCGGCCTCGGGATGCTGCTGCATCAGGCCGTGCGCCAGATCCGGGTCTTCCGTCACGGCGACCCTCTCGTGGAGCTGCCTGACGAGGGACGAGTGCTGGCCGCGATGCGCGCCGCGCTCTGA
- the mltG gene encoding endolytic transglycosylase MltG, which produces MSERESASPQHDPDARLGDLFENLPDPTQQLPTVDNSAPAPGSRRAAREAASTPGQGATPTSGPAVPSEPVSAPVRASADDARLGVPSATPVRDSADAADAPAAGDTPTRALPQVAPGSGDPQPVLGGGLDDLFAPHEDEHSSSRAPKKKRRTGCLVALIIVLVIVGGIAATGVWVMNTYGDKINEAMGWGESKDWEAGLATGEALVTISEGDTGAPVSTKLFEAGVTKTDGVFYDYLVAEAPDLTFYPGVYKLQKKMTAAAAAEALQNPDNKMENTVSMSEGGTIISSLPAMAESLGLPLADFEAAVKDPSAYGVDAQNLEGWLFPAVYTFDPEVTAVQVIQRMVDRTRQALTEAGVPDADAERVLTIASIIQREGRTDDFAKVSRVIQNRLDIDMKLQMDSTAQYGYGSLHEGVVSSSAEALADQNDWNTYVITGLPATPIASPSFAAIDAAMHPADGPWLYFVTINLATGETQFSETYEEHQAGIEKWQAWCRDNPDAGC; this is translated from the coding sequence ATGTCCGAACGAGAGAGTGCTTCCCCCCAGCACGATCCGGACGCCCGGTTGGGCGACCTGTTCGAGAACCTTCCCGATCCGACGCAACAGCTCCCGACGGTGGACAACAGCGCTCCCGCACCGGGTTCCCGTCGCGCCGCACGGGAAGCCGCCTCCACTCCCGGACAGGGAGCGACGCCTACGAGTGGTCCTGCCGTGCCGTCCGAACCCGTCTCCGCACCGGTCCGTGCCTCCGCGGACGATGCGCGGCTCGGCGTCCCCTCGGCGACTCCGGTCCGTGATTCCGCTGATGCCGCCGACGCCCCTGCGGCCGGTGACACCCCCACTCGCGCACTTCCTCAGGTTGCGCCGGGCTCTGGCGATCCGCAGCCGGTATTGGGCGGAGGGCTCGACGACCTCTTCGCGCCGCATGAGGATGAGCACTCGAGCTCGCGCGCACCCAAGAAGAAGCGCCGGACCGGATGCCTCGTGGCGCTGATCATCGTGCTCGTGATCGTCGGCGGTATCGCGGCGACCGGCGTCTGGGTCATGAACACCTATGGCGACAAGATCAACGAGGCCATGGGGTGGGGCGAGTCCAAGGACTGGGAAGCGGGCCTCGCCACCGGCGAGGCGCTCGTGACGATCAGCGAGGGCGACACCGGTGCGCCGGTGTCCACGAAGCTGTTCGAAGCAGGAGTCACCAAGACCGATGGCGTCTTCTACGACTACCTCGTCGCCGAGGCACCCGACCTCACGTTCTACCCCGGCGTCTACAAGCTGCAGAAGAAGATGACGGCCGCAGCGGCCGCAGAGGCGCTGCAGAACCCGGACAACAAGATGGAGAACACGGTCTCCATGTCCGAGGGCGGGACGATCATCTCGTCGCTGCCGGCGATGGCGGAGTCCCTCGGACTGCCGCTTGCCGACTTCGAGGCTGCGGTCAAGGACCCGTCGGCTTATGGCGTCGACGCACAGAACCTCGAGGGGTGGCTGTTCCCCGCCGTCTACACCTTCGATCCCGAGGTCACAGCCGTGCAGGTCATCCAGAGGATGGTGGATCGCACCCGCCAGGCGCTGACGGAGGCCGGTGTGCCTGATGCCGATGCAGAGCGCGTCCTGACGATCGCGTCGATCATCCAGCGCGAGGGACGCACCGACGATTTCGCCAAGGTGTCGAGGGTCATCCAGAACCGCCTCGACATCGACATGAAGCTGCAGATGGACTCGACCGCGCAGTACGGCTACGGCTCGCTGCACGAAGGCGTGGTGTCCAGCTCGGCCGAGGCCCTCGCGGACCAGAACGACTGGAACACCTACGTCATCACCGGTCTCCCGGCCACGCCGATCGCGAGCCCGAGCTTCGCCGCCATCGATGCCGCGATGCATCCGGCGGACGGACCGTGGCTCTACTTCGTGACGATCAACCTGGCGACGGGTGAGACGCAGTTCTCTGAGACGTACGAGGAGCACCAGGCGGGGATCGAGAAGTGGCAGGCATGGTGCCGGGACAACCCCGATGCCGGATGCTGA
- the ruvX gene encoding Holliday junction resolvase RuvX: protein MSGFRRGVRLGIDVGRARIGVARCDPDGMLAVPVETVARSEASIDRLAELAGEYEPLEFVVGLPVNMQGSDTASTVDAREFAAALQVRTGTPVRLVDERLSTVTAHAALRSSGRSQKNSRSIVDQIAAVVLLQQAIDMEKSTGNPAGATIPLDEEPA, encoded by the coding sequence GTGAGCGGGTTCCGCCGCGGCGTGCGGCTCGGGATCGATGTCGGGCGTGCCCGGATCGGGGTCGCGCGCTGCGATCCCGACGGGATGCTCGCTGTGCCGGTCGAAACGGTCGCCCGCTCGGAGGCCTCGATCGACCGGCTCGCCGAGCTCGCAGGCGAGTACGAGCCGCTCGAGTTCGTGGTCGGTCTCCCTGTCAACATGCAGGGGAGTGACACGGCCTCGACCGTCGACGCCCGCGAGTTCGCTGCTGCTCTGCAGGTCCGCACCGGTACGCCCGTGCGGCTCGTCGATGAACGATTGAGCACGGTCACGGCACACGCGGCCCTGCGTTCTTCCGGGAGATCTCAGAAGAACTCTCGTAGCATTGTGGATCAGATCGCCGCCGTCGTCCTTCTGCAGCAGGCGATCGATATGGAGAAGAGCACCGGAAACCCGGCCGGTGCCACGATTCCGCTTGACGAGGAGCCCGCCTGA
- the alaS gene encoding alanine--tRNA ligase, which produces MKTAEIAQRYLDFFEKNDHLIVPSASLVSDDPSLLFTVAGMVPMIPYLTGVVPAPHPRIADLQKCIRTNDIEEVGRTARHGTFFQMLGNWSFGDYFKEGAIRYAWELLTSAESDGGLGFDEKDLWVTVYETDDEAEAIWRDIIGLKPERIQRLGRADNYWNTGQPGPGGPDSEIFFDRGPSYGKDGGPAVDDSRFLEIWNLVFMQDFIENIRGKTEFDIVGELPMKNIDTGMGLERVAFLKQGVENMYESDQVRPVLDRAVELSGRRYGASHEDDVRFRVIADHVRSSLMLLSDGVRPSNEGRGYILRRLMRRTVRSMRLLGVDEPVFPELFATSRDAMKAVYPVLEKDWATLSASAFAEEETFRRTLASGSTILDLALDETKKGGGATLSGPEAFLLHDTYGFPIDLTLEVAEEAGLSVDRAAFDTLMQEQRQRAKADARNRKRQLADVSVYRDLRALGETGFDGYTALEVESRILGLLVDGQPVRSAAEGQIAEVVLAETTLYAESGGQVADKGTIVGPGFELEVLDVQRPVPGLISHTVEVVRGSVAVDDAATTVVDAANRRAARQAHSATHLVHAALRDTLGPTATQAGSLNRAGYMRFDFSWSQALSGETRSEIEEITNRAVQDALEVTTRVISLDEAKEAGAMALFGEKYGDVVRMVDIGGPWSRELCAGTHVNSSAEIGLVSVVGESSVGASNRRIEALVGVDAFRELAAERAIVSQLTSSLKTPREQLPERIADLAASLKAAEKRIAQFEAKERAGQVPAIADAAVRVGAFLVAAQSLGDVASADDVRDLVLGVRERLGSAAAVVALGAVVNGRPVVVVSTNDAARQAGAKAGALAKRAAGVLGGGGGGRDDVAQGGGTDAAALPAALEAIAQELHAA; this is translated from the coding sequence ATGAAAACTGCGGAGATCGCGCAGCGTTACCTCGACTTCTTCGAGAAGAACGACCACCTCATCGTCCCTTCGGCCTCGCTGGTCAGCGATGACCCGTCGCTGCTGTTCACGGTCGCCGGAATGGTGCCGATGATCCCGTATCTGACGGGTGTCGTCCCCGCCCCGCATCCGCGTATCGCGGATCTGCAGAAGTGCATCCGCACCAACGACATCGAAGAGGTCGGTCGCACGGCCCGTCACGGGACGTTCTTCCAGATGCTGGGCAACTGGTCGTTCGGCGACTACTTCAAAGAGGGCGCGATCCGTTACGCCTGGGAGTTGCTCACGAGCGCCGAATCCGACGGCGGTCTGGGCTTCGACGAGAAGGACCTCTGGGTCACCGTCTACGAGACGGATGACGAGGCCGAGGCCATCTGGCGGGACATCATCGGGTTGAAGCCCGAGCGCATCCAGCGTCTCGGCCGTGCGGACAACTACTGGAACACGGGCCAGCCGGGTCCCGGCGGCCCCGACTCCGAGATCTTCTTCGACCGCGGTCCGTCCTACGGCAAGGACGGCGGTCCCGCCGTCGACGACTCGCGGTTCCTGGAGATCTGGAACCTCGTGTTCATGCAGGACTTCATCGAGAACATCCGCGGCAAGACGGAGTTCGACATCGTCGGCGAGCTGCCGATGAAGAACATCGACACCGGCATGGGGCTCGAGCGCGTGGCGTTCCTCAAGCAGGGCGTCGAGAACATGTACGAGTCCGACCAGGTGCGCCCGGTGCTGGACCGCGCCGTCGAGCTCTCCGGCCGTCGTTATGGCGCGTCCCACGAGGATGATGTCCGCTTCCGGGTGATCGCCGACCACGTGCGCTCCTCGCTCATGCTCCTGTCCGACGGCGTCCGTCCGTCGAATGAAGGTCGCGGCTACATCCTGCGCCGCCTGATGCGTCGCACGGTCCGTTCGATGCGACTGCTCGGCGTCGACGAGCCGGTCTTCCCCGAGCTCTTCGCCACCTCGCGTGACGCGATGAAGGCCGTCTACCCGGTACTCGAGAAGGACTGGGCAACGCTGTCGGCTTCTGCCTTCGCCGAGGAGGAGACCTTCCGGCGCACGCTCGCATCGGGGTCGACGATCCTCGACCTCGCACTCGACGAGACCAAGAAGGGCGGCGGAGCGACGCTCAGCGGTCCTGAGGCGTTCCTGCTGCACGACACCTACGGCTTCCCGATCGACCTCACACTCGAGGTCGCAGAGGAGGCGGGGCTCTCCGTCGACCGTGCGGCTTTCGACACGCTCATGCAGGAACAGCGTCAGCGTGCCAAGGCCGATGCGCGCAACCGCAAGCGCCAGCTCGCCGATGTCTCGGTCTACCGCGATCTTCGCGCTCTCGGCGAGACCGGTTTCGACGGGTACACGGCGCTCGAGGTCGAGTCGCGCATCCTCGGACTGCTCGTCGACGGTCAGCCCGTGCGCAGCGCCGCAGAAGGCCAGATCGCCGAGGTCGTCCTCGCCGAGACCACGCTCTACGCGGAGTCCGGTGGCCAGGTGGCCGACAAGGGCACGATCGTCGGACCGGGCTTCGAGCTCGAGGTGCTCGACGTGCAGCGTCCGGTGCCGGGGCTCATCAGCCACACCGTCGAGGTCGTCCGCGGCAGCGTCGCGGTCGATGACGCTGCCACCACGGTCGTCGACGCCGCCAACCGTCGTGCGGCCCGTCAGGCGCACTCCGCGACGCACCTCGTGCACGCGGCGTTGCGCGACACCCTGGGGCCGACCGCAACGCAGGCCGGTTCGCTGAACCGCGCCGGCTACATGCGCTTCGACTTCTCCTGGTCGCAGGCGCTGTCGGGAGAGACGCGCTCGGAGATCGAGGAGATCACCAACCGCGCTGTGCAGGACGCACTCGAGGTCACCACGAGGGTCATCTCTCTCGACGAGGCCAAGGAAGCCGGAGCGATGGCTCTGTTCGGCGAGAAGTACGGCGACGTCGTGCGGATGGTCGACATCGGCGGTCCCTGGTCCCGTGAGCTCTGCGCTGGTACGCACGTGAACTCGAGCGCCGAGATCGGTCTCGTCAGCGTCGTGGGCGAGTCCTCCGTCGGTGCGTCGAACCGGCGCATCGAAGCCCTCGTCGGCGTCGACGCGTTCCGTGAGCTCGCTGCGGAGCGGGCGATCGTGTCGCAGCTCACCAGCTCGCTCAAGACGCCCAGGGAGCAGCTCCCCGAGCGCATCGCCGACCTCGCTGCGAGCCTCAAGGCCGCCGAGAAGCGCATCGCCCAGTTCGAGGCCAAGGAGCGGGCGGGTCAGGTGCCCGCGATCGCCGATGCTGCCGTGCGCGTCGGGGCGTTCCTCGTCGCCGCGCAGTCGCTCGGAGACGTCGCTTCGGCTGACGACGTCCGCGATCTCGTCCTCGGCGTGCGCGAGCGCCTCGGGTCCGCGGCCGCGGTCGTCGCACTCGGCGCCGTCGTGAACGGCCGTCCGGTGGTGGTCGTGTCGACCAACGACGCGGCACGCCAGGCCGGAGCCAAGGCCGGAGCGCTCGCGAAGCGCGCCGCCGGGGTGCTCGGCGGTGGCGGTGGCGGACGCGACGACGTCGCACAGGGCGGGGGGACGGATGCTGCGGCTCTGCCCGCGGCGCTGGAGGCCATCGCTCAGGAGCTGCACGCAGCGTGA
- the rpsD gene encoding 30S ribosomal protein S4 encodes MTTKSQDRRKVRLSRALGIPLTPKAARYLEKRPYAPGEHGRTKRKADSDYAVRLREKQRLREQYGIREKQMRNTFNEARRQDGLTGENLVELLEMRLDALVVRSGFARTTAQARQLVVHRHILVDGQLVDRPSFRVKPGQLIHVKAKSEGTEPFQVAAAGGHAEVLPPVPGYLEVELDKLQARLVRRPKRAEVPVTCEVQLVVEYYAAR; translated from the coding sequence GTGACCACGAAGTCCCAGGACCGCCGCAAGGTGCGTCTGAGCCGTGCCCTTGGCATCCCGCTCACCCCGAAGGCCGCCCGCTACCTCGAGAAGCGTCCCTACGCTCCGGGTGAGCACGGTCGCACCAAGCGCAAGGCTGACAGCGACTACGCCGTCCGTCTGCGTGAGAAGCAGCGTCTGCGTGAGCAGTACGGCATCCGCGAGAAGCAGATGCGCAACACGTTCAACGAGGCTCGTCGTCAGGACGGCCTGACCGGTGAGAACCTGGTCGAGCTCCTCGAGATGCGTCTCGACGCTCTCGTCGTGCGTTCGGGCTTCGCTCGCACCACGGCTCAGGCTCGCCAGCTCGTCGTGCACCGTCACATCCTCGTCGACGGCCAGCTCGTCGACCGCCCGTCGTTCCGCGTGAAGCCGGGTCAGCTCATCCACGTCAAGGCCAAGAGCGAGGGCACCGAGCCCTTCCAGGTCGCAGCGGCCGGCGGTCACGCCGAGGTCCTGCCTCCCGTTCCGGGCTACCTCGAGGTCGAGCTCGACAAGCTCCAGGCTCGCCTGGTTCGTCGCCCGAAGCGCGCCGAGGTCCCCGTGACCTGTGAAGTGCAGCTCGTGGTCGAGTACTACGCGGCTCGCTGA